A region from the Rhizobium sp. ARZ01 genome encodes:
- a CDS encoding ABC transporter ATP-binding protein — protein MLELRDITKVVGGETHIHPTNLVLERGSLNVLLGPTLSGKTSLMRLMAGLDKPTFGSVWFDGKDVTGMRVQDRSVAMVYQQFINYPAMTVYENIASPMRIKGADSATIDREVRKAADLLKLTPYLDRTPLNLSGGQQQRTALARAIVKNASLVLLDEPLANLDYKLREELREELPKIFAASGAIFVYATTEPSEALLLGGNTATMAEGRITQFAPTIDVYRRPVDLITAETFADPPLNTFALTKANGHFVLEGEPVLSVPAHLAGIPDGPCTVAFQPHHLALAPQTPIAAPVPVRTAISEIAGSESFVHVEFADTRWVMLAPGIHDIEPDAQITVYVDTRHLMAFAPDGRAIAGPAAA, from the coding sequence ATGCTTGAACTTAGAGACATCACGAAAGTCGTAGGCGGGGAGACACATATCCACCCCACCAACCTCGTGCTCGAGCGCGGTTCGCTGAACGTGCTGCTCGGCCCGACGCTGTCGGGCAAAACCTCGCTGATGCGCCTCATGGCCGGCCTGGACAAGCCCACCTTCGGCTCGGTCTGGTTCGACGGCAAAGATGTGACCGGCATGCGCGTGCAGGACCGCAGCGTCGCCATGGTCTACCAGCAGTTCATTAATTACCCCGCCATGACGGTCTACGAGAATATCGCCTCGCCGATGCGCATCAAGGGTGCTGACAGTGCCACGATCGACCGCGAGGTGCGCAAGGCGGCGGACTTGCTGAAGCTGACGCCTTATCTCGACCGCACGCCGCTGAACCTGTCCGGCGGCCAGCAGCAGCGCACGGCACTCGCCCGCGCGATCGTCAAGAATGCCAGCCTCGTCCTGCTCGACGAGCCCTTGGCCAACCTCGACTACAAGCTTCGCGAAGAACTGCGCGAGGAACTACCGAAGATCTTCGCTGCCTCCGGCGCGATTTTCGTCTACGCCACGACCGAGCCATCCGAAGCCCTGCTGCTGGGCGGGAACACTGCGACGATGGCCGAGGGACGCATCACTCAGTTCGCTCCGACCATCGACGTTTACCGCCGCCCCGTCGACCTGATAACCGCCGAGACCTTCGCCGATCCGCCGCTCAATACCTTCGCACTGACCAAGGCGAACGGCCATTTCGTGCTCGAAGGCGAGCCCGTTCTGTCCGTACCGGCGCATCTGGCCGGCATCCCGGACGGTCCCTGCACCGTGGCCTTCCAGCCCCATCACCTTGCCCTTGCACCGCAGACGCCGATCGCCGCGCCGGTTCCGGTCCGCACCGCGATCTCAGAGATCGCAGGCTCCGAGAGTTTCGTGCACGTCGAATTCGCCGACACGCGCTGGGTCATGCTCGCGCCCGGCATCCACGACATCGAACCCGATGCCCAGATCACCGTCTATGTCGATACGCGCCACCTGATGGCGTTCGCCCCGGACGGCAGAGCCATCGCCGGCCCGGCGGCGGCCTGA